In Photobacterium angustum, the following proteins share a genomic window:
- the gspJ gene encoding type II secretion system minor pseudopilin GspJ: MSSINHSRQRGFTLLEVLVAIAVFAMLSLSAYQVMNNVMRSDAQSKDHNQRLKEIQRATIMMDNDFRQIVARKSRLNGEEPNDKVLQAGEYLLDSSSDGIMFVRTGWQNPQAMFPRGDVTRVGYRVVDDQLERVWFRYPDNVIGEKPLVKVLLDGVTKLQFSFFTDKKWQDKWDTADKLPEGIKVTMTLKDFGEIERIYLVPKSALSASADSEQPQ; encoded by the coding sequence ATGTCGTCAATTAATCATTCCCGCCAGCGCGGTTTTACGTTACTGGAAGTACTTGTTGCGATAGCTGTCTTTGCCATGCTGAGCTTGTCCGCTTATCAAGTCATGAATAACGTGATGCGTAGTGATGCGCAATCAAAAGATCATAACCAAAGATTAAAAGAAATACAGCGTGCCACGATTATGATGGATAACGACTTTCGTCAAATTGTAGCCCGTAAAAGTAGGCTTAATGGCGAAGAGCCCAATGATAAAGTATTACAAGCTGGTGAGTACCTTTTGGATTCGAGTAGCGATGGGATCATGTTCGTGCGAACAGGCTGGCAAAATCCCCAAGCCATGTTTCCACGCGGTGATGTTACCCGCGTTGGCTATCGTGTGGTTGACGATCAATTAGAGCGTGTTTGGTTTCGCTACCCAGATAATGTTATTGGTGAAAAGCCACTGGTTAAGGTGTTATTAGACGGTGTGACTAAATTGCAGTTTTCCTTTTTCACCGATAAAAAATGGCAAGATAAATGGGATACCGCAGATAAGTTACCAGAAGGTATTAAAGTGACGATGACACTGAAAGATTTTGGTGAAATTGAGCGTATTTATCTCGTACCTAAATCTGCATTATCTGCTTCTGCTGATTCGGAGCAACCACAATGA
- the gspI gene encoding type II secretion system minor pseudopilin GspI, protein MRSKQGFTLLEVLVALAIFAVAALSIMKAVSQHLNTLGYLEEKTFAAMVADNELAQLHLSGQYPTSSKTGKSTLADREWYWTVKSIKTQQKLLRQIEISVASDPQREHSVITVKTYVVN, encoded by the coding sequence GTGAGAAGTAAACAAGGTTTTACCTTATTAGAAGTGTTAGTTGCATTAGCTATTTTTGCTGTTGCTGCGCTGAGTATTATGAAAGCGGTCAGCCAACACTTAAATACGCTGGGCTATTTAGAAGAAAAAACCTTTGCTGCGATGGTGGCTGATAATGAACTCGCACAATTACATTTAAGCGGTCAGTATCCAACCTCAAGTAAGACAGGTAAATCAACATTAGCCGATCGTGAGTGGTATTGGACGGTAAAAAGTATTAAAACGCAGCAGAAATTATTACGCCAAATTGAAATTTCGGTAGCAAGCGATCCACAGCGTGAACATTCAGTAATAACGGTAAAGACTTATGTCGTCAATTAA
- the gspH gene encoding type II secretion system minor pseudopilin GspH, with protein MMKRSAGFTLIEMMLVLVLLATSAVAVISTLPDNKRDEVKEQAVRFHHLAQLLGEDAMLNGVDYGIRVEPHQYNFLQLTQDGWQPLEGAKFYTDVKLDNAITTQVEIGGAWKDKDRLFKSDSLFKDEDLFTKSDEEKKKIKPQIVVMASGEYTPFTLSFEVDGENQFWRVSADEVGNLVLLKPGETLEQATKREK; from the coding sequence ATGATGAAACGTAGTGCAGGTTTTACTCTCATTGAAATGATGTTGGTGCTGGTGTTACTCGCAACCAGCGCAGTTGCGGTGATCTCAACTTTACCGGATAACAAACGAGATGAGGTAAAAGAGCAAGCAGTACGTTTTCATCACCTCGCCCAACTATTGGGTGAGGATGCAATGCTCAATGGTGTGGACTACGGCATTCGTGTTGAGCCACACCAATATAACTTTTTGCAATTAACCCAAGATGGCTGGCAACCACTAGAAGGTGCCAAATTTTATACTGATGTGAAGTTAGATAACGCGATTACAACTCAGGTTGAAATTGGCGGAGCATGGAAAGACAAAGACCGACTTTTTAAATCAGATTCACTGTTTAAAGATGAAGACTTATTTACAAAGTCAGACGAAGAAAAGAAAAAGATCAAACCTCAAATTGTGGTTATGGCGAGCGGTGAATACACGCCGTTTACTTTAAGTTTTGAGGTTGACGGCGAAAATCAATTTTGGCGAGTCAGCGCCGATGAGGTGGGTAATTTAGTCTTGCTTAAGCCAGGTGAAACCTTAGAACAGGCAACAAAACGTGAGAAGTAA
- the gspG gene encoding type II secretion system major pseudopilin GspG, protein MQQKQRGFTLLEVMVVIVILGVLASLVVPNLLGNKEKADQQKVVTDISALEQSLEMYKLDNSVYPTTDQGLEALMTKPSSSPEPRNYRDGGYIKRLPKDPWGYEYHYVAPGEHGAIDIFSLGADGQEGGDGVNTDIGNWNMLDYNKK, encoded by the coding sequence ATGCAACAAAAACAACGTGGTTTTACCCTATTAGAAGTAATGGTGGTAATTGTGATTTTGGGCGTATTAGCGAGTTTAGTCGTTCCCAATCTATTAGGTAACAAAGAAAAAGCTGACCAACAAAAAGTTGTGACAGATATTAGTGCGCTTGAACAATCTTTAGAAATGTACAAGTTAGATAACAGCGTATATCCAACAACCGATCAAGGTTTAGAGGCATTGATGACTAAGCCGTCATCTTCTCCTGAGCCGCGTAATTACCGTGATGGTGGTTACATTAAGCGTCTACCTAAAGATCCTTGGGGTTATGAGTACCATTATGTGGCACCAGGTGAGCATGGCGCGATTGATATCTTTAGCTTGGGCGCAGATGGTCAAGAAGGTGGTGATGGTGTGAATACCGATATCGGCAACTGGAACATGTTGGATTACAACAAGAAGTAA
- the gspF gene encoding type II secretion system inner membrane protein GspF has protein sequence MAAFEYKALDAKGRQKKGVIEGDTARQVRQQLREKGMVPIEVIQTSGQSRSKTTTRKQFSFKRGISTNELALITRQLATLVQASMPLEECIKAVAEQNEKPRLKNILLAVRSRVVEGYTLADSMAEYPHIFDQLFRAMVAAGEKSGHLDTILNRLADYTENRQQMRSKLQQAMIYPIMLTLVAVSVVAFLLATVVPKIVDQFVQMGQQLPTITEVLLAASNFVQHWGLVVVVVIVSIIALIKTALKQPKYRMKWDRGILHVPVIGKVARGLNTSRFARTLSICTSSAIPLLDGMKVASDVMTNTYVNKKILSAADNVREGGSLRVSLEQTKLFPPMMLHMIASGERSGELEQMLTRAADNQDRDFESLVNMALGVFEPLLIVAMAGVVMFIVIATLMPIIELNNMVGM, from the coding sequence ATGGCGGCATTTGAATACAAAGCCTTAGATGCCAAAGGCCGACAGAAAAAAGGGGTAATTGAGGGGGATACTGCCCGTCAAGTACGCCAACAATTACGTGAAAAAGGCATGGTGCCGATAGAGGTTATTCAAACCTCAGGTCAAAGTCGCAGTAAAACCACGACACGTAAACAGTTCAGCTTTAAACGTGGGATCAGTACCAATGAACTTGCTCTGATCACCCGCCAGTTAGCAACACTGGTACAAGCCTCAATGCCATTAGAAGAATGTATCAAGGCGGTCGCTGAGCAAAACGAAAAGCCACGTCTAAAAAACATTTTATTGGCGGTGCGTTCTCGGGTAGTAGAAGGATATACCTTAGCTGACAGTATGGCGGAATATCCCCATATTTTTGATCAACTCTTTCGTGCGATGGTGGCGGCGGGAGAAAAATCGGGTCACCTTGATACGATTTTAAATCGTTTGGCAGATTACACCGAAAACCGTCAACAAATGCGCAGTAAATTACAGCAAGCGATGATTTATCCCATCATGTTAACGCTTGTCGCTGTGTCTGTGGTGGCATTTTTGCTGGCAACGGTTGTGCCTAAAATTGTCGATCAATTTGTACAAATGGGACAACAATTACCCACCATTACGGAAGTGTTATTGGCAGCAAGTAATTTTGTTCAGCATTGGGGATTAGTGGTCGTTGTGGTGATTGTATCAATCATTGCTTTGATCAAGACAGCCCTCAAGCAGCCAAAGTATCGGATGAAGTGGGATCGCGGCATCTTACATGTACCAGTGATTGGTAAAGTAGCACGAGGGTTAAATACCTCACGTTTTGCGCGAACATTATCGATTTGTACATCCAGTGCGATTCCATTACTGGATGGGATGAAGGTCGCTTCTGATGTTATGACCAATACGTATGTGAATAAGAAAATTTTATCTGCCGCAGATAATGTACGTGAAGGGGGAAGTCTACGAGTATCCCTTGAGCAAACAAAATTGTTCCCACCGATGATGCTACACATGATCGCGAGTGGTGAACGAAGCGGCGAGTTAGAGCAAATGCTAACCCGTGCAGCAGATAACCAAGATCGTGATTTTGAATCACTTGTTAATATGGCACTAGGGGTCTTTGAGCCATTATTAATTGTCGCTATGGCTGGGGTGGTAATGTTTATTGTTATCGCAACCTTAATGCCAATTATTGAACTGAACAACATGGTTGGGATGTAG
- the gspE gene encoding type II secretion system ATPase GspE — translation MADGFLETESTVTFRLPFSFAKRHHVVVEAGEQGWQLYFSGQLSAAVLAEVRRVLGCCFTPIALSDSEFEQKLTQAYQRDSSEARQLMQDLGSDSDDFFALAEDLPETEDLLESEDDAPIIKLINAMLAEAIKEGASDIHIETFEKVLSIRFRIDGMLREVLQPSRKLAPLLVSRIKVMAKLDIAEKRIPQDGRISLRIGGRAVDVRVSTMPSSHGERVVLRLLDKNATRLDLHSLGMTPENHQAFRKIIERPHGIILVTGPTGSGKSTTLYAGLQELNSAERNILTVEDPIEFDIDGIGQTQVNSKVDMTFARGLRAILRQDPDVVMIGEIRDLETAAIAVQASLTGHMVLSTLHTNTAVGAITRLRDMGIEPFLVSSSLLGVLAQRLVRTLCKDCRQPYEADSQQKKLFNLAESEPLTLYRPSGCEHCNQKGYRGRTGIHELLLVDEQVQELIHGEAGEQAIEKYVRQYTPSIRDDGLAKVRQGVTTLEEVMRVTKES, via the coding sequence ATGGCTGATGGGTTTTTAGAAACAGAATCAACGGTAACGTTTCGATTACCTTTCTCTTTTGCCAAACGCCATCATGTAGTGGTAGAGGCAGGTGAGCAAGGATGGCAACTCTATTTCAGTGGACAACTGTCTGCTGCAGTACTTGCTGAAGTGCGTCGAGTGCTAGGTTGCTGTTTTACGCCCATCGCATTAAGTGACAGTGAGTTTGAGCAAAAGTTAACACAAGCATACCAACGTGATTCATCAGAAGCGCGCCAGTTAATGCAAGATTTGGGTTCTGATAGTGATGACTTTTTTGCTCTTGCTGAAGACTTGCCTGAAACAGAAGATTTGCTGGAATCGGAAGATGATGCACCTATTATCAAATTGATCAATGCCATGTTGGCCGAAGCGATCAAAGAAGGTGCATCTGATATTCATATCGAAACCTTTGAAAAAGTGCTGTCGATCCGTTTTCGTATCGATGGCATGTTACGTGAGGTCTTACAGCCAAGCCGTAAATTGGCACCGCTGCTTGTTTCACGTATTAAGGTTATGGCAAAGCTTGATATTGCAGAAAAACGTATTCCTCAAGATGGTCGTATTTCACTGCGAATTGGTGGTCGTGCTGTTGATGTACGTGTATCAACCATGCCTTCTTCTCATGGAGAGCGAGTAGTACTGCGTTTATTAGATAAAAACGCGACACGCCTTGATTTGCATAGCTTAGGCATGACGCCGGAAAACCACCAAGCGTTTAGAAAAATCATCGAGCGTCCACACGGTATTATTTTGGTCACAGGTCCGACAGGTTCAGGTAAGTCCACGACTTTGTATGCGGGTTTGCAAGAGCTAAACAGTGCTGAGCGTAATATCTTAACAGTCGAAGATCCGATTGAATTTGATATTGATGGCATTGGACAAACTCAAGTTAACAGCAAAGTTGATATGACGTTTGCGCGTGGTTTACGTGCCATTCTTCGTCAAGATCCCGATGTGGTGATGATTGGTGAGATCCGTGATTTAGAAACCGCAGCCATTGCTGTTCAAGCATCACTGACAGGTCACATGGTGTTATCTACCCTCCACACTAATACTGCGGTCGGTGCGATCACTCGTTTACGTGATATGGGTATTGAACCCTTCTTAGTGTCATCATCATTGCTCGGGGTGTTAGCCCAGCGATTAGTACGTACGCTATGTAAAGATTGTCGTCAGCCTTATGAAGCCGATAGCCAGCAGAAGAAGCTATTTAATTTAGCTGAATCTGAACCACTGACATTATATCGCCCATCTGGTTGTGAGCACTGTAACCAAAAAGGTTATCGTGGTCGTACGGGTATTCATGAGCTATTGCTGGTGGATGAACAGGTACAAGAGTTGATCCATGGCGAGGCGGGGGAGCAAGCGATTGAAAAATACGTGCGTCAATATACGCCGAGTATTCGCGATGATGGTTTAGCGAAAGTACGTCAAGGGGTCACCACACTTGAAGAAGTGATGCGTGTGACGAAGGAGAGCTAA
- the gspD gene encoding type II secretion system secretin GspD, translated as MGKSALWLASSLLCSSAMADELSANFKGTDIQEFINIVGRSLHKTIIIDPAVRGQVNVRSYDLLNDEQYYRFFLNVLEVYGFAVVEMEDGVLKVIRDKDAKTSAIPVVGSNDSNVPGDAVVTRVIAVKNVSVRELSPLLRQLNDNAGAGNVVHYDPANIIMITGRAAVVNRLADIIERVDRAGNKDVTVVSLNNASAPEMVRIVEALNKSADAKSTPGFLIPKAVADERTNSVLISGDPKVRERLKALIHKLDKEMAASGNSRVIYLKYAKAADMVDVLKGVSENIQAANKSNTPQVSQSSKDEVMISAHDATNSLIISAPSDVMNKLESIISQLDIRRAQVHIEAMIVEVQEGDGVDFGVQWGSQDGGVIQFGNSGAPIGGLLSAQEAAKDKTTTQKRYDPDTGAELPPIVTTESGDLAPMAAFLGGVKGAAAAIALGDWTALVTAVQANRNVNVLSTPNITVLDNQEANLSVGQEVPVTTGSQTGSNNDNPFTTVERKDVGIQLKVTPQINEGDSVQMKIEQVVSQVADANGAVDIRFDKRELTTSVLVKDGNMIALGGLMQEKTLESEQKVPILGDIPVLGALFRSTNNQTEKTNLMVFIRPTILRDGMSADGLTQRKYNYIRAQQLYKAEQGMRLMDADMPVLPKYGEDMDLPAEVRAFVSQLEQR; from the coding sequence ATGGGTAAAAGTGCCCTATGGTTAGCAAGTAGCTTGCTTTGTAGTTCGGCAATGGCTGATGAGCTAAGTGCCAATTTCAAAGGGACAGATATTCAAGAGTTCATCAATATTGTTGGACGTTCATTACATAAGACTATCATTATTGATCCTGCGGTTCGTGGTCAGGTAAATGTGCGTAGTTATGATCTTCTTAATGATGAGCAGTATTACCGTTTCTTCCTTAACGTATTGGAAGTCTATGGTTTTGCTGTTGTTGAAATGGAAGATGGCGTACTAAAAGTTATTCGTGATAAAGATGCCAAAACCTCAGCTATCCCTGTTGTGGGTTCGAACGACAGTAATGTTCCTGGTGATGCTGTGGTTACGCGTGTGATCGCAGTTAAAAACGTGTCAGTGAGAGAGCTCTCCCCATTATTACGCCAACTTAATGATAATGCGGGTGCAGGTAACGTTGTTCACTACGATCCTGCCAATATCATTATGATCACTGGTCGTGCTGCGGTGGTTAACCGTTTAGCGGATATTATTGAGCGTGTCGATCGTGCTGGTAATAAAGACGTGACCGTAGTATCGCTGAATAATGCTTCGGCACCTGAAATGGTTCGTATCGTTGAAGCGTTAAATAAAAGTGCTGATGCGAAATCAACTCCAGGTTTTTTGATCCCGAAAGCGGTGGCCGATGAGCGAACAAATTCGGTATTAATTTCTGGCGATCCTAAAGTTCGTGAACGTTTAAAAGCTCTGATTCATAAGCTTGATAAAGAGATGGCAGCAAGCGGTAATAGTCGCGTTATCTACCTTAAATACGCGAAAGCCGCTGATATGGTTGATGTGCTAAAAGGCGTGTCTGAAAATATCCAAGCGGCAAATAAGAGTAACACGCCACAAGTGAGTCAATCGAGTAAAGATGAAGTCATGATTTCTGCGCATGACGCGACTAACTCTCTGATTATTTCTGCGCCAAGTGATGTGATGAATAAACTTGAGTCGATTATTTCTCAATTAGATATTCGTCGTGCACAAGTCCATATCGAAGCCATGATAGTTGAAGTACAAGAAGGTGACGGCGTCGATTTCGGTGTGCAGTGGGGCTCACAAGACGGCGGTGTGATCCAGTTTGGTAACAGTGGTGCACCAATTGGTGGTTTGTTATCTGCGCAAGAAGCAGCGAAAGACAAAACGACAACACAAAAACGTTACGATCCCGATACTGGTGCGGAATTACCACCAATTGTAACGACAGAAAGTGGTGATTTAGCACCAATGGCTGCTTTCCTTGGTGGTGTGAAAGGGGCTGCTGCTGCAATTGCATTGGGTGATTGGACTGCGTTAGTAACAGCCGTTCAAGCAAACCGAAATGTGAATGTACTATCGACACCGAATATCACAGTCTTGGATAACCAAGAAGCGAATTTATCGGTCGGTCAGGAAGTCCCTGTGACTACTGGTTCACAAACAGGCTCTAATAACGATAACCCGTTTACTACGGTTGAGCGTAAGGATGTCGGTATTCAACTTAAAGTCACCCCACAGATCAACGAAGGGGACTCGGTTCAAATGAAGATTGAACAGGTTGTCTCGCAAGTGGCTGATGCTAATGGTGCCGTTGATATTCGTTTTGATAAGCGAGAGCTAACCACATCGGTATTGGTTAAAGACGGTAACATGATCGCGCTAGGTGGCTTAATGCAAGAGAAGACTCTTGAGTCTGAGCAAAAAGTACCGATTTTAGGTGATATTCCTGTGCTCGGTGCGTTATTCCGCTCTACCAATAACCAAACCGAAAAAACCAACTTAATGGTTTTCATTCGTCCAACCATTCTACGTGACGGAATGAGTGCAGACGGTTTAACTCAGCGTAAGTACAACTATATTCGTGCGCAGCAGTTATACAAAGCAGAGCAAGGTATGCGCTTGATGGACGCAGATATGCCAGTATTACCAAAATACGGTGAAGATATGGATTTACCTGCTGAAGTGCGTGCCTTTGTTTCTCAGTTGGAGCAACGCTAA
- the gspC gene encoding type II secretion system protein GspC has protein sequence MQVPTWLPMMTTKRPMSQRTLTRLLTWLLVVILAWISGRMVWMLLAPPTTVAPWQAKSVKVATSGSDINVGNLLSMNLFGQYNAQPKAVEATVKKDAPQTRLNLKLVGVVASSDPQSAFAVITNNGKQNTYGVNEVVDGTRVTLKAVYNDRVIISNSGRDETVMLEGLKFSKSAQPATQKSTSNKATKPNVDSSKLAEIKKKILAQPQSLFSYIRLSQVKKDGEVQGYRVNPGKDRILFDSVGLKANDLAVAINGNSLTDPSVMAKLWAELSSATDFTLTVERGGQVHDIHIELQ, from the coding sequence ATGCAAGTACCTACATGGCTGCCCATGATGACCACAAAGCGCCCAATGTCTCAGCGCACACTTACTCGACTACTAACGTGGCTACTAGTGGTTATTTTAGCGTGGATTTCTGGCCGTATGGTGTGGATGTTATTAGCGCCACCAACAACAGTGGCACCTTGGCAAGCGAAGTCAGTAAAAGTGGCCACATCAGGCTCTGATATTAATGTAGGTAACTTATTGTCCATGAATCTATTTGGGCAATATAACGCGCAGCCAAAGGCCGTTGAAGCTACGGTCAAAAAAGACGCGCCACAGACGCGATTGAATTTAAAGTTGGTTGGGGTTGTCGCGAGCAGTGACCCCCAATCCGCCTTTGCCGTGATCACAAATAACGGTAAGCAAAATACTTATGGTGTTAACGAAGTTGTTGATGGTACCCGCGTGACATTAAAAGCGGTGTATAACGATCGCGTTATTATTAGCAATAGTGGTCGTGATGAAACCGTGATGCTTGAGGGGTTAAAATTCTCTAAATCAGCCCAGCCAGCTACGCAAAAATCAACCTCGAATAAAGCGACTAAACCAAATGTCGACAGCTCGAAATTAGCTGAGATCAAAAAGAAAATTTTAGCTCAACCTCAGTCTCTATTTAGTTATATTCGCTTATCTCAGGTGAAGAAGGATGGCGAAGTACAGGGATATCGAGTGAATCCGGGTAAAGACAGAATTTTATTTGATTCAGTTGGTCTGAAAGCGAATGATTTAGCGGTGGCGATTAACGGTAATAGCCTGACCGATCCAAGTGTGATGGCAAAGCTCTGGGCTGAGCTTTCTTCAGCGACTGATTTTACTTTGACGGTTGAACGCGGCGGTCAAGTTCATGATATTCACATTGAACTGCAATAA
- the hslR gene encoding ribosome-associated heat shock protein Hsp15, with protein MGQATSELKQVRLDKWLWAARFYKTRSVARAMIDGGKVQYNGQRSKPSKMVEVGAEVKLRQGNDEKTVTIEKISDTRRGAPEAQLLYQETAQSIELRERHAQMRKLNAFDSPSPIKRPDKKQRRDIMRFKNINTSE; from the coding sequence ATGGGTCAAGCGACATCCGAACTAAAACAGGTTCGTCTTGATAAATGGTTATGGGCTGCACGTTTTTATAAAACTCGTTCTGTTGCTCGCGCTATGATTGATGGCGGAAAAGTGCAATATAACGGACAACGCTCAAAACCAAGTAAAATGGTTGAAGTTGGCGCTGAAGTAAAATTGCGCCAAGGTAACGATGAAAAAACCGTTACCATCGAAAAAATCTCTGATACCCGCCGTGGTGCACCGGAAGCACAATTGCTATATCAAGAAACAGCACAAAGTATTGAATTACGGGAACGTCATGCACAAATGCGCAAACTCAATGCTTTTGATAGTCCGAGTCCGATCAAACGACCTGATAAAAAGCAGCGTCGTGACATCATGAGATTCAAAAACATCAATACATCAGAATAA
- the hslO gene encoding Hsp33 family molecular chaperone HslO has translation MTQDFLNRYLFDGVSVRGELVQLGDTYQQIISSTDYPAPIKTLLGELLVATSLLTATLKFEGSITVQVQGDGPVSLAVINGDQNQKLRGVARWEGDIKDDSTIHDLMGKGYMVITILPTKGERYQGVVGLEGETMAECLEAYFKNSEQLKTRIWLRTGEFEGQPKAAGMLLQVMPDGQGSESDFEHLETITDTVKDDELFSLDAQDLLYRLYHQEEVKVFEPQAVSFECSCSRDRSGSAVISLHPDEIEKILAEDGKVSLHCDYCGTDYDFDSIDIAALRENAGNADDNKVH, from the coding sequence ATGACACAAGATTTTTTAAACCGTTACCTATTTGATGGCGTTTCAGTACGTGGTGAATTAGTACAGTTAGGTGATACGTACCAACAAATCATCTCAAGCACTGACTACCCAGCACCAATCAAAACACTACTTGGTGAATTGCTAGTCGCAACCAGTCTATTAACAGCCACGCTAAAATTTGAAGGCTCAATCACGGTACAAGTACAAGGTGATGGTCCTGTTAGCCTAGCTGTGATTAATGGCGATCAAAACCAAAAGCTACGTGGTGTGGCTCGTTGGGAAGGTGATATTAAAGACGATAGCACTATCCATGACCTAATGGGCAAAGGCTACATGGTGATCACTATCCTTCCAACCAAAGGTGAGCGTTACCAAGGTGTTGTTGGCCTTGAAGGTGAAACCATGGCGGAATGTTTAGAGGCTTACTTTAAAAACTCTGAACAGCTAAAAACACGTATCTGGTTACGTACCGGTGAGTTTGAAGGCCAACCTAAAGCTGCAGGCATGCTATTACAAGTAATGCCAGATGGTCAGGGCAGTGAAAGTGATTTTGAGCACTTAGAAACAATTACTGATACGGTAAAAGATGACGAGCTATTTAGCTTAGACGCACAAGATCTACTTTACCGTTTATACCACCAAGAAGAAGTCAAAGTATTCGAGCCACAAGCTGTCAGCTTTGAATGTAGCTGCTCACGCGATCGTAGTGGTTCAGCGGTTATTAGCCTTCACCCTGATGAGATTGAAAAAATCTTAGCGGAAGATGGAAAAGTATCACTGCATTGTGATTACTGTGGTACTGACTATGACTTCGATAGCATTGATATTGCAGCACTTCGCGAAAATGCAGGTAATGCTGACGATAACAAGGTTCATTAA